A genomic region of Sulfobacillus acidophilus DSM 10332 contains the following coding sequences:
- a CDS encoding efflux transporter, RND family, MFP subunit (PFAM: HlyD family secretion protein~TIGRFAM: RND family efflux transporter, MFP subunit~COGs: COG1566 Multidrug resistance efflux pump~InterPro IPR006143~KEGG: hmo:HM1_3095 secretion protein HlyD, putative~PFAM: Secretion protein HlyD~SPTR: Secretion protein hlyd, putative;~TIGRFAM: Secretion protein HlyD), whose translation MVTTPQRRGLNLLALGHANRWVLYGGAAVIVVGGGLIYRAATKHNVAIPASDIYTVGYGSVVQTISASGTVEPLQQVNLNFPAGGGILSTVNVKVGQAVKAGQVLATLSDPSAQAAIQSAEAAVASAEANLASLQAGPTPQAIAVDQANVQHAQIQLAGAEQQYQDAQQSLAASAQQTLDNAQNQVAEDNAALQAAQANVASAQNKLQQAEAGVSTSTVNSLPATISSDQQALKADQAQLAADQQTLSNAQQTLQQDQTTLQQDQSLYGTLASQYPQDEQAYQQALENYNSWSGYGTNPYQSLVNSTQVAASAAQNAYNTLQSIKTQVASDQAAVLEAQKQVAADQAAIQNAQAALTQAEDQQANLNQTNPLTVQAAQVALQQAQASLAQAQAAYQGAVNSVSVTKSVTQASDQSQLDQLKSTVQLDQNAVTQAEDALNEAQAPPTPAQLAAAEAQVQSAKAQLASAQAEASNDILKAPFNGVIVASNYNPGDTVSSATPVFVLDNTIKNDLEAQVEVAEADIGQVKAGESVALTASAYPNQTFTGKVFEVEPNPQTVDNVTEYTVLTTVNNPGGLLLPGMTTNVTINTGEVNHVLTVPPVALQTLGSTQGVYVMASSFKLGAFHPNPALLKKFKKLHAGTAGGGFVHRTGASSGVVFIPVQVGLFGTNSVQVTRGVFPGEKILLVPPSSLNIQARGGFLFGGGRGGFGGGGGRFNSGGSGAGASIGGTGGQ comes from the coding sequence GTGGTAACCACTCCTCAACGGCGAGGGCTCAATTTATTGGCTTTGGGTCATGCGAATCGGTGGGTGTTATATGGCGGCGCCGCCGTGATTGTGGTCGGCGGGGGACTTATTTATCGCGCAGCCACCAAGCATAATGTGGCGATTCCGGCTAGTGATATTTATACGGTCGGTTACGGTTCCGTGGTCCAGACCATTTCCGCATCAGGAACGGTGGAGCCGCTCCAGCAAGTAAATTTGAATTTTCCAGCTGGTGGGGGAATTTTAAGCACGGTAAACGTGAAAGTGGGCCAGGCGGTTAAAGCCGGGCAAGTATTGGCCACACTTTCCGATCCTAGTGCACAGGCTGCCATTCAATCCGCTGAAGCGGCCGTAGCTTCGGCTGAAGCCAATTTGGCTTCCTTACAAGCCGGGCCAACGCCGCAAGCTATTGCCGTAGACCAAGCAAATGTGCAGCATGCCCAGATTCAGTTAGCCGGAGCGGAGCAACAATATCAAGACGCGCAGCAGAGTTTGGCGGCCAGTGCTCAACAGACTTTGGATAACGCTCAAAATCAGGTCGCGGAAGATAATGCGGCGTTGCAAGCGGCCCAAGCTAATGTTGCCAGTGCCCAAAACAAGCTGCAGCAAGCCGAAGCCGGGGTGTCGACCTCCACCGTCAATTCGCTGCCGGCGACCATCTCATCCGACCAGCAGGCACTGAAAGCGGATCAGGCGCAGTTGGCGGCCGATCAGCAAACCTTATCCAATGCCCAACAAACGTTACAACAAGACCAGACCACTTTGCAACAAGATCAGTCGCTCTACGGTACGTTGGCCAGTCAATATCCTCAAGATGAGCAAGCGTATCAACAGGCCTTAGAAAATTACAATTCGTGGTCGGGTTATGGCACCAACCCTTATCAATCGTTGGTTAATAGCACGCAGGTTGCCGCATCGGCCGCACAAAACGCCTATAATACGTTGCAAAGCATTAAAACCCAAGTTGCCTCTGATCAAGCGGCGGTGCTTGAGGCTCAAAAACAGGTCGCCGCCGATCAAGCGGCGATTCAAAATGCGCAGGCGGCTTTAACCCAGGCGGAAGATCAACAAGCCAATTTGAATCAAACCAACCCCTTAACCGTGCAGGCCGCTCAAGTGGCGCTACAACAGGCGCAAGCGTCCCTGGCGCAAGCACAAGCGGCTTACCAAGGGGCGGTTAACAGCGTCAGCGTCACCAAATCGGTCACTCAAGCCTCGGATCAATCGCAACTCGATCAATTGAAAAGTACGGTGCAGTTGGATCAAAATGCGGTAACCCAGGCAGAAGACGCACTGAATGAGGCACAAGCGCCACCGACGCCGGCACAATTAGCGGCGGCCGAAGCTCAAGTTCAGTCTGCCAAAGCCCAATTGGCCAGTGCCCAGGCGGAAGCCTCCAACGATATCTTGAAAGCGCCTTTTAATGGCGTGATCGTGGCGTCAAATTACAATCCGGGCGATACGGTATCCTCCGCCACGCCGGTCTTTGTTCTGGACAACACGATTAAAAATGATTTGGAAGCCCAGGTGGAAGTGGCCGAAGCCGATATCGGACAAGTTAAAGCCGGCGAATCGGTTGCATTAACCGCCTCCGCCTATCCAAATCAAACGTTCACCGGGAAAGTATTCGAAGTGGAACCGAATCCGCAAACGGTTGATAACGTAACGGAATATACCGTACTCACCACGGTCAATAACCCCGGAGGTCTTTTGTTGCCGGGAATGACCACCAACGTGACCATCAATACCGGCGAAGTCAACCATGTGCTGACGGTGCCGCCTGTCGCTTTACAAACGTTAGGGTCCACGCAAGGGGTTTATGTAATGGCGTCGTCGTTTAAACTGGGGGCATTTCATCCTAATCCGGCGTTATTGAAGAAATTTAAAAAACTACACGCGGGCACGGCAGGTGGGGGCTTTGTCCATCGAACGGGCGCGTCCAGTGGTGTGGTGTTCATTCCGGTCCAGGTAGGACTTTTTGGGACTAATTCGGTTCAAGTTACGCGAGGAGTGTTCCCCGGTGAAAAAATATTGTTGGTGCCTCCCTCATCATTGAATATTCAAGCGCGTGGAGGATTCTTATTCGGTGGG